A region of Thermorudis peleae DNA encodes the following proteins:
- the flgK gene encoding flagellar hook-associated protein FlgK: MSLLRALETAYRGLVAQQQAVETTSHNIANASTPGFSRQRVDLVTTPPYTVPALNRSTYAGQVGTGVVAQTVSRVREAIFDQQYREQSHALGEANTRVDAYDQLQAVFNEPSTNGLSALLDRFWNAWQDVTNQPEDLAARASLVQEATTLATNINRTRSQLKQLQGDFFQKLSLQVDEVNSLASRIAALNKQIVAVLAVGQTPNDLEDQRDQLLDQLAQYADITVTPQTNGALDVDLGGMPLVSYDQAFSLAVTLNGGQVEVDWQGGGPATLGRGSLQALVDLYNTTVPGMLTQIEQIRDALANQVNALHQTGYGLTDPAGPPPNRPFFLVDAAGDLQVNPVLVAHPEDVAASSQAQLPGNADVALQIANLRQALVMNNNTATIGDFYNTMIAQLGGDARESQVTQQNQQTLVDAIDRQRKQISGVSLDEEMANLVKFQHAYEAAARAITAVDEMLDKVINGMGVVGR; this comes from the coding sequence ATGTCACTCTTGCGTGCACTAGAGACCGCCTACCGCGGACTCGTCGCCCAGCAACAAGCCGTTGAAACCACGAGCCATAATATCGCCAATGCCAGCACCCCGGGCTTCTCGCGGCAGCGGGTCGATCTGGTAACAACCCCGCCCTACACCGTTCCCGCACTCAATCGCAGCACCTACGCCGGACAAGTTGGCACCGGTGTCGTTGCCCAGACTGTTAGTCGCGTCCGTGAGGCCATCTTCGACCAGCAGTATCGCGAACAGTCTCATGCTCTCGGTGAAGCGAACACCCGGGTGGATGCCTATGACCAGCTGCAGGCAGTCTTCAACGAGCCGAGCACGAATGGCCTGAGCGCGCTGCTCGATCGCTTCTGGAACGCCTGGCAGGACGTGACGAATCAACCAGAAGATCTTGCCGCACGAGCAAGCCTCGTCCAGGAGGCGACAACACTTGCAACGAACATTAACCGGACACGGAGTCAGCTCAAACAACTGCAGGGCGACTTCTTTCAGAAACTCTCACTCCAAGTCGATGAGGTAAACAGCTTAGCCTCGCGAATTGCCGCACTCAATAAGCAGATCGTCGCTGTCCTTGCGGTCGGCCAGACACCGAATGATTTAGAAGACCAACGCGACCAATTGCTCGACCAGCTCGCGCAGTATGCCGACATTACCGTCACGCCGCAGACGAACGGTGCGCTCGATGTAGACCTTGGGGGCATGCCGCTCGTTAGCTATGATCAGGCGTTCTCGCTTGCTGTAACGTTGAATGGCGGGCAGGTGGAAGTTGATTGGCAGGGTGGCGGGCCAGCAACCCTTGGTCGCGGCTCCCTCCAGGCACTCGTCGACCTCTACAACACGACCGTGCCAGGTATGCTGACGCAGATCGAACAGATCCGTGATGCGCTTGCTAATCAGGTGAACGCGCTCCACCAAACCGGCTATGGCTTAACGGATCCTGCTGGGCCACCACCAAACCGTCCCTTCTTCCTTGTTGATGCAGCAGGCGATCTGCAAGTCAACCCGGTCCTCGTCGCGCATCCTGAAGATGTCGCGGCATCGAGCCAAGCACAACTGCCTGGCAATGCCGATGTCGCACTACAGATTGCAAATCTGCGGCAAGCGCTCGTGATGAATAACAACACTGCGACGATCGGCGATTTTTATAACACCATGATCGCTCAGCTGGGCGGTGACGCGCGCGAGTCACAGGTGACGCAACAGAACCAACAGACACTCGTCGATGCGATCGACCGCCAGCGCAAGCAAATCTCAGGCGTCTCGTTGGATGAGGAGATGGCGAATCTGGTGAAGTTCCAGCATGCCTATGAGGCGGCAGCGCGAGCGATTACTGCCGTCGATGAAATGTTGGACAAGGTCATCAACGGCATGGGCGTGGTTGGGCGATAG
- the flgL gene encoding flagellar hook-associated protein FlgL yields the protein MRVTQNMMMDTILRNISANLERLERVQSELSSGKQIRQPSDDPIGTATVLRLQSSQAQITQYLKNVDEAQSWLDLTDQALSTIGDAVQRARELIVQAANDTLSAADRQAIWNELTALQQQIVATANTAHAGQYLFSGQKTQTAPFDATTDPPTYQGDNGALTRIIDSGVTLTINVPGNVAITPMLQAIKQARDAVAANDTAAIQTSLGVLDNAHSQLLAAQAQIGAQANRLDAQRNRLLEAQTSTLRLLSQAQDADMAQASVEFAEAQLTYRAALQAAAQAIQPTLADYLR from the coding sequence ATGCGCGTTACGCAGAACATGATGATGGATACGATTCTCCGTAACATCTCCGCCAACCTCGAACGGCTTGAGCGGGTACAGAGTGAGTTGTCGTCGGGCAAACAAATCCGACAGCCTTCTGACGATCCCATCGGCACAGCGACCGTCTTGCGACTCCAATCGTCCCAAGCGCAGATTACCCAGTACTTGAAGAACGTTGACGAAGCGCAGTCCTGGCTCGATCTCACCGACCAGGCGCTTTCCACGATTGGTGATGCTGTACAGCGCGCCCGTGAGCTGATCGTCCAAGCCGCAAATGACACCCTCTCAGCAGCAGACCGCCAGGCAATCTGGAACGAACTGACCGCGCTCCAGCAGCAGATCGTCGCCACGGCCAACACCGCCCACGCCGGCCAGTATCTCTTCAGCGGCCAGAAGACGCAGACCGCTCCGTTTGACGCCACAACTGACCCGCCAACCTATCAGGGCGATAATGGCGCACTCACGCGGATCATCGATAGCGGCGTAACACTGACGATCAACGTCCCTGGCAACGTCGCGATCACACCGATGCTGCAGGCGATAAAGCAGGCACGCGACGCAGTTGCTGCGAATGACACTGCTGCCATTCAAACAAGCCTCGGTGTCCTTGACAATGCGCACTCCCAGTTGCTGGCAGCACAGGCGCAAATCGGGGCGCAAGCCAACCGCCTCGACGCCCAGCGTAACCGCTTGCTCGAGGCTCAGACCAGCACGCTGCGACTGCTCAGCCAAGCCCAAGACGCTGACATGGCACAAGCAAGCGTAGAATTTGCTGAAGCACAGCTCACCTATCGCGCGGCGCTACAGGCAGCCGCACAAGCCATCCAACCAACACTTGCCGATTACCTGCGCTAG
- the flgM gene encoding flagellar biosynthesis anti-sigma factor FlgM, translating to MVDGIHQSVGLPSHIQQSERTTSVTSNERLRSRETQELRHSYEQAAELSPQLQQYQRAVELVKQAPDIRHDRVDAVRRQVLNGRYTVPLNELADRIAAALARGQE from the coding sequence ATGGTTGACGGCATCCATCAGTCAGTCGGATTACCTTCGCACATTCAGCAGTCTGAACGAACGACCTCAGTCACGAGCAACGAGCGGCTACGGTCACGAGAGACGCAAGAATTACGCCACTCCTATGAGCAGGCCGCAGAACTTTCACCACAACTCCAGCAGTATCAGCGTGCAGTTGAGCTTGTCAAACAAGCTCCCGATATCCGACACGACCGGGTAGACGCTGTTCGCCGCCAGGTACTGAACGGCCGCTATACTGTCCCACTCAACGAGCTTGCGGATCGGATCGCTGCTGCGCTGGCACGTGGGCAGGAGTAA